The Pseudomonas sp. IB20 region GATCGTTGTTACGCGCAAGGAGCAGGAGATTTTTCCCCGGAACCTTGCCGGTGGGGGAGTCAAAGACTGCCTTGAAATGCCGGGGGGTTAGCAGACGCTTTTCCCGACTGAAGTCCTGACTCACCACCAGTACCGGATTATCAAACTGCCAGACGCGCACGACCTTTGGCGCGGCGACGCGACAGGACAGCACGGCCGTTCTTGGTAGCCATGCGAGCACGGAAGCCGTGAGTACGGGCGCGTTTGATGGTGCTTGGTTGGAAA contains the following coding sequences:
- the rpmH gene encoding 50S ribosomal protein L34; translated protein: MKRTFQPSTIKRARTHGFRARMATKNGRAVLSRRRAKGRARLAV